From the genome of Hymenobacter sp. PAMC 26628, one region includes:
- a CDS encoding helix-turn-helix domain-containing protein, translated as MLLRLADGVSGYPVGAELGCCVQTVYQVRRRYVEQGLATALGEAPRSGGPRRFDGAARAALTALACTPAPIGHSRWTLRLLADKAVESCLVDTISHETVSQVLKKTSYSPTASNTGAWAK; from the coding sequence ATGCTGTTGCGGCTGGCTGATGGGGTGAGCGGCTACCCTGTCGGGGCTGAGTTGGGTTGCTGCGTGCAGACGGTATATCAGGTGCGCCGCCGCTACGTCGAGCAGGGGCTGGCCACGGCGCTCGGCGAGGCCCCGCGCAGCGGCGGTCCGCGGCGCTTTGACGGGGCGGCCCGCGCCGCGCTCACGGCCCTGGCCTGCACCCCGGCTCCGATAGGGCACAGTCGCTGGACCCTGCGCCTGCTGGCCGACAAAGCCGTAGAATCGTGCCTGGTGGACACCATTTCGCACGAAACCGTGAGCCAGGTGCTCAAAAAAACGAGCTACAGCCCCACCGCCAGCAACACTGGTGCCTGGGCGAAATGA
- a CDS encoding IS630 family transposase, whose translation MNAAFLARMEDVLAVYERVHDPQFPVVCFDERPCVLHGQPVEPLPPVPAQPAVGERPAKVGRPRRESSTYVRQGTACLLAAFEPGTGQRLVEVSARRTGADYCRFMQALDAAYPQAQKIVLVQDNLNTHTDAVFYQHLPAAQARALAARFEVHYTPKNASWLNMVELELSAIARQCLHQRIPTQDELRAHVDACVAERNARRATVNWQFSLDKARQKLSRHYQKVCANNSPD comes from the coding sequence ATGAACGCCGCCTTCCTGGCCCGTATGGAAGACGTACTGGCCGTCTATGAGCGGGTCCACGACCCGCAGTTTCCGGTGGTCTGTTTCGATGAACGCCCTTGCGTGCTGCACGGCCAGCCCGTCGAACCGCTGCCGCCTGTGCCGGCCCAGCCCGCAGTGGGCGAGCGACCCGCCAAAGTCGGCCGTCCCCGGCGCGAAAGCAGCACGTATGTGCGTCAGGGTACGGCCTGCCTACTGGCGGCCTTCGAGCCGGGCACGGGGCAGCGCCTGGTCGAGGTGTCGGCCCGCCGCACCGGGGCCGACTATTGCCGCTTTATGCAAGCGCTGGACGCTGCTTACCCCCAGGCCCAGAAAATCGTGCTAGTCCAGGACAACCTCAACACCCACACCGATGCCGTCTTCTACCAGCATCTGCCCGCCGCCCAGGCCCGCGCCCTAGCCGCCCGCTTCGAGGTCCACTACACACCCAAAAATGCCTCCTGGCTTAACATGGTCGAACTCGAACTATCGGCCATTGCCCGCCAGTGCCTGCACCAGCGCATTCCCACCCAAGACGAACTGCGCGCGCACGTCGACGCCTGCGTGGCGGAGCGCAATGCCCGGCGAGCAACCGTCAACTGGCAATTTTCGCTTGACAAGGCCCGACAGAAACTCTCCCGCCATTATCAAAAGGTTTGTGCAAA